A window of the Candidatus Omnitrophota bacterium genome harbors these coding sequences:
- a CDS encoding 4Fe-4S dicluster-binding protein, which produces MEKKGWKQIPIGGLIAQGGTAKEYKTGDWRTFKPVRNESKCINCLICWVYCPDSCIMVKDGKMTGFNYDYCKGCGICASVCPVKCITMEKG; this is translated from the coding sequence ATAGAGAAAAAAGGCTGGAAGCAGATACCGATCGGGGGATTGATCGCTCAGGGAGGAACAGCCAAAGAATATAAAACAGGCGATTGGCGGACATTTAAGCCTGTGAGAAATGAATCCAAATGTATTAATTGTTTGATCTGCTGGGTATATTGTCCTGATTCCTGCATTATGGTTAAAGACGGTAAAATGACCGGTTTTAATTATGATTATTGTAAGGGGTGCGGGATCTGCGCGTCTGTTTGTCCGGTAAAATGTATTACGATGGAGAAGGGGTAA
- a CDS encoding 2-oxoacid:acceptor oxidoreductase family protein, producing MDQITEIRWHGRGGQGAKTAAQFLAEAALEDGKYIQAFPEYGPERAGAPINTYTRISSHPIRVHSGVKNPQAMVIIDPSLATPSVLEGLAKDGIVVINSPDTPQTLKEKLNYKNGKIAAVDATRISLDIVGISTPNTPMLGALLKVFPVLSVDMVIEKLKAKFLKKLGEKKTQANIEAVKKAYEEVKIG from the coding sequence ATGGACCAAATAACAGAGATTCGCTGGCACGGAAGAGGAGGGCAGGGGGCAAAGACCGCTGCCCAGTTTTTAGCAGAAGCAGCCCTAGAAGACGGTAAATATATCCAGGCGTTTCCTGAGTATGGCCCGGAAAGGGCGGGCGCGCCGATAAATACTTATACCCGGATCAGTTCTCATCCGATAAGAGTTCATTCCGGAGTCAAAAATCCTCAAGCAATGGTGATTATTGATCCAAGCCTGGCCACGCCTTCAGTTCTGGAGGGTTTGGCCAAAGACGGCATTGTTGTTATAAATTCACCGGATACCCCTCAAACTTTAAAAGAAAAACTGAACTATAAAAATGGCAAAATAGCCGCAGTGGACGCTACCCGGATTTCGTTAGACATTGTAGGTATTTCTACACCCAACACGCCTATGCTTGGCGCGCTTCTCAAGGTTTTTCCCGTTTTGTCGGTGGATATGGTGATTGAAAAACTAAAAGCAAAATTTTTAAAAAAACTTGGTGAAAAAAAGACCCAGGCGAATATCGAAGCAGTCAAAAAGGCCTATGAAGAGGTAAAAATAGGATGA
- the recR gene encoding recombination mediator RecR: protein MVSYNQIIEGLIKKLAKFPGIGSRTAERLVLYILKSSVQEAESLARSIIEVKKKITYCVVCNNLSEAPICRICRGGGRDKSIICVVEEPSDIAAIEKTGSFNGVYHVLLGVLSPLDGMGPAELTINQLLERVNSGGVKEVIIATNCNTNGESTALYLVKLIKPLGVRVSRIARGIPVGSNLEYADRATLSKAMEARGELHA, encoded by the coding sequence GTGGTTAGTTATAACCAGATAATAGAGGGGCTGATAAAAAAACTGGCAAAGTTCCCGGGAATAGGGTCCAGGACGGCTGAGAGATTAGTCCTGTATATCCTGAAATCCTCGGTTCAGGAAGCAGAATCCCTTGCCCGGTCAATAATCGAGGTAAAGAAAAAGATAACTTATTGTGTGGTCTGTAATAATCTTTCCGAGGCTCCTATTTGCCGGATCTGCCGGGGCGGGGGAAGGGATAAATCTATTATTTGCGTGGTTGAGGAGCCTAGCGATATCGCGGCCATTGAAAAAACGGGCAGTTTTAACGGTGTATATCATGTTTTATTGGGTGTGCTTTCGCCGTTAGACGGAATGGGACCGGCTGAATTAACAATAAACCAGCTTTTGGAGCGGGTGAATTCAGGAGGCGTTAAAGAAGTCATAATCGCTACCAACTGTAACACAAACGGAGAGTCCACAGCGCTCTATTTGGTCAAACTCATCAAGCCTTTAGGGGTAAGGGTGAGCCGTATCGCCCGCGGTATTCCTGTCGGCAGTAACCTGGAGTATGCCGATCGGGCGACCTTAAGTAAGGCAATGGAGGCCAGAGGAGAACTCCATGCTTGA
- the dnaX gene encoding DNA polymerase III subunit gamma/tau, translating to MSYLVLARKFRPQTFDQIIGQEHIVTTLKNAIKTERLAHAYLFCGQRGVGKTSAARILAKALNCVKGPTVSPCGECEACKEIASSISMDVLEIDGASNRGIDEIRNLRENVKFSPIKGKFKIYIIDEVHMLTEHAFNALLKTLEEPPAHVKFIFATTQPYKLPLTILSRCQRFDFRIIPMDKILAKLRQIIDREKLKVRDDALFYIARSSQGSMRDAESILDQVASFSEGEVGFEDVISVLGIFDQRILFEFTQAVIAKDAPGLLNLVGQMMNSGRNGDRFLSGLVGYFRNLVMAKLSDDPSKLINLPPESISQVVAQSHSFSVEELVYIINLLTNTQLSIKKGVTIRIALEIAAIKIARRGTVASLNEVLDKLNELESKLGGTAERPAAENPVAEDPATEHSVTQNPVVGNLPDEPLEDPKKTGLNLSGVKQIWPELLERVKKQKMSVGTFLAEGEPVKVENNVITLGFSAGMPLHKESLEDIKNRTMVENSFKHMLGQKIKIDITTVDSLADKALPENPRASSAPIIQSALEVFKGRIIKRSG from the coding sequence ATGTCTTACCTTGTATTAGCCAGGAAATTCAGACCTCAAACGTTTGACCAGATAATCGGCCAGGAGCATATTGTTACTACTTTAAAAAATGCTATCAAGACCGAGCGCCTGGCTCATGCTTATTTGTTTTGCGGCCAGCGGGGGGTGGGCAAGACGTCAGCTGCCCGGATCCTGGCCAAGGCTTTAAATTGCGTAAAAGGCCCGACTGTTTCGCCCTGCGGGGAATGCGAGGCCTGCAAAGAAATAGCCTCTTCGATCAGCATGGATGTCTTAGAAATAGACGGGGCCTCTAACCGGGGGATAGATGAAATCAGGAACTTGCGGGAAAACGTAAAATTTTCCCCGATTAAGGGAAAATTCAAAATATATATTATTGATGAAGTTCATATGTTGACCGAACACGCGTTTAATGCGCTTCTCAAGACCTTAGAGGAGCCGCCTGCTCACGTAAAGTTTATTTTTGCCACCACCCAGCCTTACAAACTTCCCTTAACCATTCTTTCCAGGTGCCAGAGGTTTGATTTTAGAATAATTCCGATGGACAAAATCCTGGCTAAGCTAAGACAGATAATCGACAGAGAAAAATTAAAGGTCAGGGACGATGCCCTATTTTATATAGCCCGTTCCTCCCAGGGAAGCATGAGAGACGCTGAATCCATTTTAGACCAGGTGGCCAGCTTTTCTGAAGGCGAGGTCGGCTTCGAGGATGTGATATCTGTTCTGGGTATATTTGACCAGCGCATTCTGTTTGAGTTTACTCAGGCAGTGATTGCTAAAGATGCTCCGGGCTTGTTAAACCTAGTCGGCCAGATGATGAATAGCGGCAGAAACGGCGATCGGTTTCTATCCGGCCTGGTAGGTTATTTTCGTAATCTGGTCATGGCCAAATTGAGCGATGATCCTTCCAAGCTGATAAACCTGCCTCCAGAATCTATCAGCCAGGTCGTTGCCCAGTCGCATTCATTTTCTGTTGAGGAGCTTGTTTACATTATTAATCTTCTAACCAATACCCAACTGTCGATAAAAAAAGGAGTTACGATAAGAATAGCCCTGGAGATAGCTGCAATAAAGATAGCTCGCAGGGGAACAGTTGCTTCTCTGAATGAAGTTTTAGATAAGCTGAACGAACTGGAATCAAAATTAGGGGGGACGGCTGAGCGGCCTGCGGCTGAAAACCCTGTGGCCGAAGATCCTGCGACCGAACATTCCGTAACTCAAAACCCTGTTGTTGGTAACTTGCCTGATGAACCATTAGAAGACCCAAAAAAAACCGGCCTTAATCTGTCCGGAGTTAAACAAATCTGGCCAGAATTGCTGGAAAGGGTAAAAAAACAAAAGATGTCAGTTGGGACATTTTTAGCAGAAGGAGAACCGGTCAAGGTAGAAAACAACGTGATAACCCTTGGTTTTTCGGCCGGAATGCCGCTTCACAAAGAAAGCTTGGAAGATATAAAAAATAGGACCATGGTTGAAAACAGCTTCAAACACATGTTGGGTCAAAAGATAAAAATCGATATTACTACTGTGGATAGCCTGGCTGATAAGGCACTGCCTGAAAACCCCCGGGCTAGTTCCGCGCCGATTATTCAATCTGCCCTGGAAGTATTTAAAGGAAGGATAATTAAAAGAAGTGGTTAG